A single genomic interval of Leptospira dzoumogneensis harbors:
- a CDS encoding FAD-dependent oxidoreductase, translating into MEKAFQPINIGKFSLPNRFVMGSMHLGLEGKTGTAERMAAFYGKRFEGGVGLIVTGGISVNEEGRGSKHFFNIQNEEHASELKKMNGLLNGSGTMCAQLFHAGRYAFDRNCVGPSALRAPINRYIPRALTEEECWKTAEDFGIAAKLAKETGFGAVEIMGSEGYLINQFFSPVTNHRDDHFGGDPKRRMNMAVEVLRAVIKNLPEGFPIIFRMSGIDLIPGNPTFEEVCDLAQTLKQEGVSALNIGIGWHESRIPTISQLVPRGAWANIAGKIKEKTPGIPIIASNRVNDPSTVQRIFDTDQADIISMARPFLADAFIVKKIRTGASNRINTCIACNQSCLDHAFIDKSVSCLVNPQAVNELEYKIDSNVKPQKVVVIGSGPGGLEAARASASLGHAVILLEKSDQLGGQFQLASNIPGKSEFKETIRYFKNELPALGVDIRLNTNCDLKLLEELDPDAIIFATGVKPREFTLPGIENLPVGNYTDYLTGKFKAGKKVAVIGGGGIGVDVAHKLTEENDPNLESYSKKYNIDSYTNAVIQPHKSERDVAIFRRSGKHGAGLGPTTFWALKQELEASGVEFFQGLNYKEITKEGLKITLKNGEEVLYPCDSLVLCVGQEKESSLYETYKSLHPQKQIFVIGGAKDSKGIDAERAFLEGLNAAYSIGKEDKITVNA; encoded by the coding sequence ATGGAAAAGGCATTTCAACCCATAAACATAGGAAAGTTTTCCCTTCCAAACCGGTTTGTAATGGGATCTATGCACCTGGGACTCGAGGGAAAAACCGGAACCGCAGAAAGAATGGCGGCATTCTATGGAAAACGTTTTGAAGGCGGAGTAGGTTTAATAGTCACCGGCGGGATCAGCGTGAATGAAGAAGGAAGAGGATCCAAACACTTCTTTAATATACAAAATGAAGAACACGCATCCGAATTAAAGAAGATGAATGGTCTTCTAAATGGAAGCGGAACTATGTGCGCACAACTTTTTCACGCAGGACGATATGCGTTCGATAGAAACTGCGTGGGCCCTTCTGCGCTCCGCGCTCCAATCAATAGATATATTCCAAGAGCACTCACGGAAGAAGAATGTTGGAAAACTGCGGAAGATTTCGGGATCGCAGCAAAGCTCGCGAAAGAAACAGGATTCGGGGCGGTAGAAATTATGGGGAGTGAAGGATATCTCATCAACCAATTCTTCTCTCCTGTAACAAATCATAGGGACGATCATTTTGGAGGAGATCCCAAAAGAAGAATGAATATGGCTGTAGAAGTTTTACGAGCAGTCATAAAAAATCTTCCGGAAGGTTTCCCGATCATTTTCAGAATGTCAGGGATCGATCTAATTCCAGGAAATCCGACTTTCGAAGAAGTATGCGATCTAGCTCAAACACTAAAGCAAGAAGGTGTATCTGCTTTGAATATAGGGATCGGATGGCATGAATCAAGAATTCCTACTATAAGCCAATTAGTTCCGAGAGGAGCCTGGGCAAACATTGCTGGTAAGATCAAAGAAAAAACTCCCGGTATTCCGATCATCGCATCGAACAGAGTAAACGATCCAAGCACAGTGCAAAGAATTTTTGATACGGATCAAGCAGATATAATTTCTATGGCGAGGCCATTTCTTGCAGATGCGTTTATCGTAAAAAAAATCCGGACAGGTGCATCGAATCGGATCAACACATGTATTGCATGCAACCAGTCCTGTTTGGACCATGCTTTCATAGATAAATCGGTTTCCTGTTTAGTGAATCCACAAGCTGTGAATGAATTGGAATACAAAATAGATTCCAATGTGAAACCTCAAAAAGTTGTGGTGATCGGATCCGGACCAGGAGGTCTGGAAGCAGCAAGAGCAAGTGCTTCTTTAGGCCACGCGGTTATATTACTCGAAAAATCCGATCAGTTAGGAGGGCAGTTCCAACTTGCTTCGAATATTCCTGGCAAATCCGAATTCAAAGAGACGATCCGTTATTTTAAGAACGAACTTCCAGCGCTTGGGGTTGATATTCGTTTAAATACAAATTGTGATCTAAAGCTGCTTGAAGAATTAGATCCGGATGCGATCATATTTGCGACAGGTGTTAAACCAAGAGAATTTACGCTGCCTGGTATCGAGAACCTTCCAGTCGGAAATTATACGGATTATCTGACTGGGAAATTCAAAGCGGGAAAAAAAGTAGCGGTGATCGGTGGAGGAGGGATCGGAGTTGATGTGGCTCACAAACTGACCGAAGAAAACGATCCGAATCTAGAATCTTATTCAAAAAAATATAATATCGATTCGTATACGAATGCTGTTATTCAACCTCATAAATCGGAAAGAGATGTTGCGATTTTTAGAAGAAGCGGAAAACATGGTGCCGGCTTGGGACCCACTACTTTTTGGGCTCTCAAACAGGAATTGGAAGCATCCGGTGTAGAATTTTTCCAAGGACTCAACTATAAGGAAATCACTAAAGAAGGCCTAAAGATTACTTTGAAAAATGGAGAAGAGGTTCTTTATCCATGCGATTCTTTAGTACTTTGTGTAGGACAGGAAAAAGAAAGTTCTCTTTATGAAACCTACAAATCTTTACACCCTCAAAAGCAGATATTCGTTATAGGTGGAGCAAAGGACTCTAAAGGAATTGATGCAGAGAGAGCGTTTTTAGAAGGATTGAACGCCGCTTATAGTATCGGAAAAGAAGACAAAATTACTGTGAACGCATAA
- a CDS encoding response regulator transcription factor — protein MAEPLKILVAEDNLKLRKAMISGMEGSGKIKSVFDCDSGEDAIRYCLEGETDVLLLDVRLAGKLNGIETIISIRKEFPRKPVVIYSIQDSDEYFRTFRSSGILSHYAYVRKSNYLLPQMVVPLIRLAYDGKSFIDPEIESRVTEVREKDENSPLAVLEPNERSVAEMLAKGFSNEQIAQRFGFKDKRTISRINGQIYSAWGLNETNSDEKVARTRAALIVLSNRFLEWEEDEKIFYRNSSGERIPWTPNIDNRS, from the coding sequence ATGGCCGAGCCTCTCAAAATACTAGTTGCGGAAGACAATCTGAAACTCAGAAAAGCGATGATCTCCGGCATGGAAGGATCCGGAAAAATAAAATCCGTATTCGACTGTGACTCAGGAGAAGATGCGATCCGTTACTGCTTAGAAGGAGAAACAGACGTTCTTCTTTTAGATGTGAGACTCGCAGGAAAATTGAACGGAATAGAGACGATCATTTCCATTCGAAAGGAATTCCCGCGTAAACCCGTAGTCATTTATTCCATACAAGACAGCGATGAATATTTTAGGACTTTCAGAAGTTCCGGGATCTTAAGCCATTATGCGTACGTCCGAAAATCAAACTATCTTCTTCCTCAAATGGTGGTTCCACTTATCAGATTGGCGTATGACGGAAAAAGTTTTATAGATCCTGAAATCGAATCCAGAGTCACCGAAGTAAGGGAGAAGGATGAAAATTCTCCTCTTGCAGTATTAGAACCGAACGAAAGATCCGTAGCGGAAATGTTAGCCAAAGGATTTAGTAACGAACAGATAGCACAACGTTTCGGATTCAAGGACAAAAGAACGATCAGCAGGATCAACGGTCAGATCTATTCCGCTTGGGGACTGAACGAAACAAACTCCGACGAAAAAGTGGCCCGCACAAGAGCAGCGCTCATCGTATTATCCAATCGTTTTTTAGAATGGGAAGAAGACGAAAAAATTTTTTACAGGAATTCTTCCGGGGAAAGGATTCCATGGACGCCTAATATTGACAACAGATCTTGA
- a CDS encoding sugar transferase: protein MKRILEFSLALIALFVFSPVLFGIFLLISILDPGPIFFLQERLGIGKKLFRIWKFRTIKDGAPTRIGSFLRSTGLDELPQIWNIVKGDMSIIGPRPLTEQDVFRLGWGEEGLRRRWSVRPGITGLSQLYSGRGSKYSLCFDLSYLKRRSFILDLKIVSLTLVMNLFGKKRIRNLLWSLLQKRDRGSYWGNWVKHFRKNADRPYPIVQEQVIGFIPQKRLPVAKSLAIFQLGEAGEGRIAKDIDHVNIYGVDPNYREALKLFVKEEGRHARILGDCVRALRGELIQNNWTEKLFHFGRRLLGTRLKLMVLLVAEVIGICFYKKIAEKIPFGSVKNALLHIAEDEEKHLIFHCTFFKIRLKNPITRFLFKIIWRFLSFAACISVLMDHRKTFKALEIPIKDCYLQFKNISRNTERKILQTFFV, encoded by the coding sequence ATGAAACGAATTTTAGAATTTTCTCTGGCTTTGATCGCATTGTTTGTGTTTTCCCCGGTTTTATTCGGGATCTTTTTATTGATCTCCATCCTCGATCCTGGTCCGATTTTCTTCCTACAAGAAAGATTGGGTATAGGAAAGAAGTTATTTCGGATCTGGAAATTCAGGACCATCAAAGACGGGGCCCCTACTAGGATAGGATCCTTTTTGAGAAGTACCGGTTTGGATGAACTTCCTCAGATCTGGAATATTGTAAAAGGAGACATGAGTATCATAGGTCCCAGACCTTTAACGGAACAGGACGTTTTCAGATTAGGTTGGGGAGAAGAAGGTCTTAGGCGCAGATGGTCTGTTCGTCCAGGAATTACCGGACTTTCTCAATTATACTCCGGAAGAGGATCCAAATATTCACTTTGTTTCGATCTTTCTTATCTTAAAAGAAGAAGTTTCATCTTAGATCTTAAGATCGTAAGTTTAACATTAGTAATGAATCTTTTCGGTAAGAAAAGAATTAGAAATTTATTATGGAGTCTTCTTCAAAAAAGAGACCGAGGATCCTATTGGGGAAATTGGGTAAAACATTTTCGAAAGAATGCAGATCGCCCTTATCCGATTGTCCAGGAGCAAGTCATAGGATTTATTCCTCAAAAGCGACTTCCGGTAGCTAAATCACTTGCAATCTTTCAGTTGGGAGAAGCTGGGGAAGGCAGGATCGCAAAAGATATAGACCATGTAAATATCTACGGAGTGGATCCAAATTATAGAGAAGCGCTTAAACTTTTTGTAAAAGAAGAAGGCAGGCATGCACGTATCCTAGGAGACTGTGTCCGTGCATTAAGAGGAGAACTGATCCAAAACAATTGGACCGAAAAACTTTTTCATTTTGGAAGAAGGCTTTTAGGAACCAGACTCAAACTAATGGTACTTCTCGTCGCAGAAGTGATCGGGATCTGCTTTTATAAAAAGATCGCAGAGAAAATTCCATTCGGCTCCGTAAAAAATGCACTCTTACATATTGCAGAAGATGAAGAAAAACATCTGATCTTTCATTGTACTTTTTTTAAGATTCGTCTTAAAAACCCGATCACTCGATTTTTATTTAAGATCATTTGGAGATTTCTTTCTTTTGCGGCATGTATTTCGGTTTTAATGGACCATCGTAAAACTTTCAAGGCCTTGGAAATTCCGATCAAAGATTGTTATCTACAGTTTAAGAATATTTCCCGGAATACGGAGAGAAAGATCCTACAAACTTTTTTTGTTTGA
- a CDS encoding flavin-containing monooxygenase, with protein sequence MQSQNKKEKSISIAIVGTGFGGLCAAIQLKKNGFHNFVIYEKSNSVGGTWRENTYPGAACDVPSHLYSFSFEPNPDWPRKYSAQPEILSYLKHCAEKYGILPHIRFGIEIKSADWDDTSRVWKIKTSQNETLEHDVFISAVGQLNRPALPSIKGLESFKGRIFHSANWDPSYNFSGKKVAAIGTGASAIQFIPQIVNQGAEVTVFQRTAPWVVPKPDRKYFGFEKFLFKYLPGLRLLHRFQIYMWNEIRMIAFQKNNHANKIVKWMSLSHMKKFVKDPELRKILTPDYPAGCKRILLSNDYYEALAKPNTKVLSESIQEANPEGIVTKDGLKKFDAIVFGTGFKATEFLSPMKVKGTKNRDLNEVWKNGAEAYLGVTVAGFPNFYILYGPNTNLAHNSIVYMIESQVRYLISALNEMNKKGIQALIPKARSMQNYNTSLNKKFDKFVWDTGCTNWYINASGKNTNNWPGHTYEYSYRTRKIDLSEYEILSA encoded by the coding sequence ATGCAGTCACAAAATAAAAAAGAAAAATCGATCTCTATCGCGATTGTAGGTACAGGTTTCGGCGGTTTATGTGCTGCAATACAACTTAAGAAGAATGGATTCCATAATTTCGTAATTTACGAAAAATCAAATTCGGTAGGAGGAACTTGGAGGGAAAATACTTATCCTGGAGCAGCATGCGACGTTCCTTCTCATCTTTATTCTTTTTCTTTCGAACCGAATCCAGATTGGCCTAGAAAATATTCCGCTCAGCCTGAGATACTTTCTTACTTAAAACATTGTGCGGAAAAATACGGAATTCTTCCTCATATTCGTTTCGGGATCGAGATCAAATCCGCTGATTGGGACGATACTTCCAGAGTTTGGAAGATCAAAACTTCTCAAAATGAAACATTAGAGCATGACGTTTTTATTTCTGCGGTAGGACAATTGAATCGCCCTGCTCTACCTTCTATCAAAGGTTTAGAAAGTTTTAAGGGTAGGATATTCCATTCTGCAAATTGGGATCCTTCTTACAATTTTTCAGGGAAGAAGGTAGCAGCAATCGGAACAGGTGCTAGCGCAATCCAGTTCATTCCTCAAATCGTAAACCAAGGAGCGGAGGTAACCGTTTTTCAAAGAACTGCACCTTGGGTGGTCCCTAAACCGGATCGTAAATACTTCGGTTTTGAAAAGTTCTTATTCAAATATCTTCCTGGGTTGAGGTTATTGCATAGATTTCAGATCTATATGTGGAACGAGATCAGAATGATCGCATTCCAAAAGAATAATCATGCGAACAAGATCGTAAAATGGATGAGCCTTTCTCATATGAAAAAGTTCGTCAAGGATCCGGAACTACGTAAGATCCTAACTCCTGATTATCCTGCAGGATGTAAACGTATTCTTCTTTCGAATGATTATTATGAAGCATTAGCAAAACCGAATACAAAAGTACTTTCCGAATCCATTCAGGAAGCGAATCCGGAAGGGATCGTGACCAAGGATGGCCTCAAAAAATTCGATGCGATCGTTTTTGGGACCGGATTTAAAGCTACCGAGTTCCTTTCTCCCATGAAAGTAAAAGGTACTAAAAACCGAGATCTAAATGAGGTTTGGAAGAATGGTGCAGAGGCTTATCTAGGTGTAACTGTTGCAGGCTTTCCGAATTTTTATATTCTATACGGACCGAATACGAACCTTGCTCATAATTCTATCGTGTACATGATCGAATCTCAGGTGCGTTATCTCATTTCTGCCTTGAACGAAATGAATAAAAAAGGGATCCAAGCATTGATCCCTAAAGCTCGAAGTATGCAAAACTATAACACATCTTTAAATAAAAAATTCGATAAATTCGTTTGGGACACCGGATGTACGAACTGGTATATCAATGCTTCCGGTAAGAACACGAATAATTGGCCTGGTCATACTTACGAATATTCTTATAGAACCAGAAAGATCGATCTGTCCGAATATGAAATTCTTTCCGCTTGA
- a CDS encoding sensor histidine kinase, translated as MTTDLEIFICSVFIFLSTNLFWLGSTTGTNLERKNAASYFSIFTLIVSSLLFSFSAIVGQNGFLVVSSFPILYFFPGLILLILIPFGWFVVIVWFFGFLKKKGIFLFLFYILAFCQLVAITILLIYNPGKTWNISLFEYWKFVPFSFKFAYLVYIFACVFLSLFCLFLFQISDNSLSELGRQKAIPFLKLIGFSLLGVVSLVSVLFVGEEFGIIENLILKAEKEPEYFYGFVLCIQLLICISILVLGWALTSYEILTGRILPKISLKQEWKNSVYTSFALSSLYFVFAKLGYPRAEIPIVFSYSFFLSRFFTMRKNKQVSSDQNEVLKRILSSGSVKLSFGYLCKDVLEATKAALIFQGKIPYISDTNIYYPENTPTETFDFSKIDPNPENPNIQYLDKDRFSDFVIRVKIESVLTGDAYLILGQKENGGLFAEEEIEIAQVTGTWLVHSLFLEETGNILEELQRKKIQEQRLSDQKTRQILHDEILPEIHSLILEISNDKSGNLDSQHANSLTELHKRISSLLREMSDTGLEISRLGLIPMLQKLQDSEAKDSSLIWEIDPNINSQTENYPPEVQEVLYYAFRESLRNAVKYSGESKSRIKIAIRYENGLFIQIKNEIGKDLISVRSSGQGLKIHSALLRIFQGSLTLEFPNSKEAMIRIFLPSSQI; from the coding sequence TTGACAACAGATCTTGAAATATTCATCTGTTCCGTTTTTATCTTTCTTTCCACAAATTTGTTTTGGTTGGGCTCTACAACCGGAACAAATTTAGAAAGAAAAAACGCAGCTTCCTATTTTAGTATTTTTACTTTAATCGTATCTTCCTTATTATTCTCTTTTTCTGCGATCGTTGGTCAAAACGGATTCTTAGTAGTATCTTCTTTTCCTATCTTATATTTTTTCCCGGGACTGATCCTTCTGATACTTATCCCATTTGGATGGTTCGTAGTAATCGTTTGGTTCTTTGGATTTTTGAAAAAGAAAGGGATCTTTCTTTTTTTGTTTTATATTTTAGCTTTTTGCCAATTAGTCGCAATCACCATTCTACTCATCTATAATCCGGGAAAAACCTGGAATATCAGTTTATTTGAATATTGGAAATTTGTACCATTTTCCTTTAAATTCGCTTATTTGGTCTATATTTTCGCCTGTGTTTTCCTTTCATTATTTTGTTTGTTCTTATTTCAAATTTCAGATAATAGTCTCTCTGAACTAGGAAGACAAAAAGCGATCCCCTTCTTAAAACTTATCGGGTTTTCCCTATTAGGAGTAGTATCGTTAGTCTCTGTTCTATTCGTAGGAGAAGAATTCGGGATCATAGAAAATTTGATCTTAAAAGCGGAAAAGGAACCCGAATATTTTTACGGATTCGTTCTATGTATCCAATTACTGATCTGTATTTCCATTTTAGTTTTAGGTTGGGCATTAACATCTTACGAAATACTCACGGGAAGGATATTGCCTAAGATCAGTTTAAAACAAGAGTGGAAAAATTCCGTTTATACATCTTTTGCACTTTCTTCTTTATATTTTGTTTTCGCAAAACTTGGATATCCAAGAGCGGAAATACCTATCGTATTCTCTTATTCCTTCTTTCTCTCCCGATTTTTTACGATGCGAAAGAACAAACAGGTAAGTTCCGATCAAAACGAAGTATTAAAAAGGATCTTATCTTCCGGTTCAGTAAAACTTTCCTTCGGATATTTATGCAAGGATGTATTGGAAGCGACTAAAGCAGCGTTGATTTTCCAAGGAAAGATCCCGTACATATCTGACACAAATATATATTACCCGGAAAATACTCCGACGGAAACATTTGATTTTTCTAAAATAGATCCGAATCCGGAAAATCCTAATATCCAATACTTAGATAAGGATCGGTTTTCCGATTTTGTGATCCGAGTAAAAATTGAAAGTGTTCTTACCGGAGATGCATATTTGATCCTGGGTCAAAAGGAAAACGGAGGATTATTCGCAGAAGAGGAAATTGAGATCGCACAGGTCACGGGCACCTGGCTCGTACATTCTTTATTTTTAGAAGAAACTGGAAATATTCTAGAAGAACTTCAAAGAAAGAAAATCCAAGAACAAAGACTTTCCGACCAAAAGACCAGACAAATCCTTCATGATGAAATACTTCCTGAAATCCATTCTCTTATTTTAGAAATTTCAAACGATAAGTCGGGAAATCTCGATTCTCAACATGCAAATTCTCTTACCGAACTTCACAAAAGGATATCTTCTCTATTGAGAGAAATGTCCGATACCGGTCTGGAAATTTCCAGATTAGGACTTATTCCGATGCTGCAAAAACTTCAGGATTCTGAAGCAAAAGATTCTTCGTTAATTTGGGAAATAGATCCAAATATAAATTCTCAAACGGAAAACTATCCTCCTGAAGTGCAGGAAGTTCTATATTATGCGTTCAGAGAATCCTTACGTAATGCGGTAAAATATTCAGGAGAATCAAAATCACGAATCAAGATCGCCATTCGATATGAGAACGGCTTATTCATTCAGATCAAAAACGAAATAGGAAAGGATCTTATATCGGTGCGTTCTTCCGGCCAAGGATTGAAAATACACAGCGCTTTATTAAGAATTTTCCAAGGTTCTTTAACATTGGAATTTCCAAATTCCAAAGAAGCAATGATTCGGATCTTTCTACCTTCTTCCCAAATATAA
- a CDS encoding LEA type 2 family protein, with product MIQKTSLRAYIGITLAANLLFGCAQLQKVDLKKVKEKIEDLDRPSFTLEKVSIAEINLSEIKLRVDSKVKNPYPIALPATNLEMNILIEGQQFTKAKTKIPTVGGNSNKPVPVDLTFAYNDLAELYKKVPGKIDLVVKVQGVVSLPIPEKYRSIAGAASLDFPFEEERKIPAVLPDIEIRNFKIIKPDPSTILSSAGTEDLAKKAATFLDTLLGPQKKSPGSAVAAGLSALDLKVDTEFQIVLKNRATSRLQFSEFEFELTLEKEKFLTGQPVRIENQGQESILSVRTSFPLGTVTQGIANAVSKRSAAFRLSGKATTESPEIGTGQVPFKFDKSGSFSWN from the coding sequence ATGATCCAAAAAACTTCCTTGCGTGCTTATATCGGAATTACTCTCGCAGCAAACCTTCTATTCGGTTGTGCTCAATTACAAAAAGTTGATTTAAAAAAAGTAAAAGAAAAGATCGAAGACCTAGATAGACCTTCTTTTACCTTAGAAAAAGTTTCGATTGCCGAGATCAATTTATCCGAGATCAAACTTAGAGTGGATTCGAAAGTAAAAAATCCGTATCCGATCGCTTTGCCTGCGACCAATTTAGAGATGAATATCCTGATCGAAGGACAACAATTCACAAAGGCAAAAACCAAGATCCCAACAGTAGGTGGGAATTCCAACAAACCTGTCCCGGTCGACCTAACATTCGCGTATAATGACCTTGCAGAACTTTACAAGAAAGTCCCTGGAAAGATAGACTTAGTAGTCAAAGTACAAGGAGTAGTTTCACTTCCTATTCCTGAAAAATACAGATCTATCGCGGGAGCTGCGTCACTCGACTTTCCATTCGAAGAAGAAAGAAAGATCCCAGCAGTCCTTCCCGACATAGAGATCCGAAATTTCAAAATTATCAAACCGGATCCTTCTACAATCTTAAGCTCCGCAGGAACGGAAGATTTGGCAAAAAAAGCCGCAACATTCTTAGACACGTTACTCGGTCCTCAGAAAAAATCCCCAGGCTCGGCAGTCGCCGCTGGATTATCAGCGCTCGACTTAAAAGTAGATACCGAATTCCAGATCGTATTAAAAAACAGAGCCACATCTAGATTACAATTTTCTGAATTTGAGTTTGAGCTCACTCTCGAAAAAGAAAAATTCTTAACAGGCCAACCGGTTCGGATCGAAAACCAAGGACAAGAATCCATCCTAAGCGTTCGCACCTCCTTCCCACTCGGAACGGTCACACAAGGGATCGCAAACGCAGTCTCCAAAAGATCCGCTGCATTCCGACTGAGCGGAAAAGCAACCACCGAATCCCCGGAGATCGGAACAGGACAAGTCCCATTCAAATTCGACAAATCCGGTTCTTTTAGCTGGAATTAA
- a CDS encoding TetR/AcrR family transcriptional regulator, translating into MPVNKKRRQQQGPGRPFKNDKITVREDLISAGTELLKTTPLEEISLRKVASLAGVSHAASYHHFENKNALLAAISERGFQKYFSEYQKELEKTENDFLGRFRALGWTYIQFILNNQQFARIMFGGIDINLHPTLSAVSRRTYRQLHEIIRMGQRLGAIKPGQTREKTVASWSMIHGIAMLFLEGRIKPQKNKEDMKKFILSVIECAYTGMTLPPPASK; encoded by the coding sequence ATGCCTGTAAATAAGAAACGCCGCCAACAGCAGGGTCCGGGAAGGCCGTTTAAAAATGATAAGATCACTGTCAGGGAAGATCTTATATCCGCGGGTACTGAATTATTAAAGACTACTCCTCTAGAAGAGATCTCATTACGAAAAGTTGCGTCTCTTGCAGGTGTGAGTCATGCGGCGTCTTATCATCACTTCGAAAACAAAAACGCTCTTCTTGCTGCGATCTCAGAAAGAGGGTTTCAGAAATATTTCTCAGAGTACCAAAAGGAACTCGAAAAAACGGAAAACGATTTTTTGGGACGTTTCCGTGCTCTTGGCTGGACCTATATTCAGTTTATATTAAATAACCAGCAATTTGCGAGGATCATGTTTGGCGGGATCGATATAAATTTACACCCAACATTGTCCGCAGTTTCTAGAAGAACGTATAGACAACTGCATGAAATCATACGTATGGGCCAAAGACTGGGAGCGATCAAGCCTGGTCAAACACGGGAGAAAACTGTAGCCTCCTGGTCTATGATCCACGGAATAGCGATGCTTTTTTTGGAAGGTAGAATAAAACCCCAAAAGAACAAAGAAGATATGAAAAAGTTTATCTTATCCGTGATTGAATGCGCATATACCGGGATGACTCTTCCTCCACCTGCCTCAAAATAA